The proteins below come from a single Kosakonia sp. SMBL-WEM22 genomic window:
- a CDS encoding DNA utilization protein HofM has translation MTFRHWQIGLHIQQDGVFIVALSAGRYGRVLRRWWHLPLPDGTVIQGRIKAPEQLLDALRPWRRALPQRHCARIAFPAGQTLQRKLPRPAVTLREPALTGWVSQAMARELEMAQSDLCFDFTEDEPARSYGVTAAQNRDIAALLEIAQQLSLHLSSITPDACALQPLLPLLAAPARCLVWCDERQWLWATKESWGRRAREEAENVTRLAALLALPADEIIQCGEGAGEFDCWGAVPSRHPPLPGASQRYAVALGLAIARGY, from the coding sequence ATGACATTCAGGCACTGGCAAATTGGCTTGCATATTCAACAGGATGGCGTCTTTATCGTGGCGCTTTCCGCCGGGCGTTACGGGCGGGTGCTGCGCCGCTGGTGGCATCTTCCGCTCCCTGACGGCACGGTGATTCAGGGGCGGATTAAAGCGCCGGAACAACTGCTTGATGCGCTACGCCCCTGGCGTCGTGCCTTGCCGCAGCGCCACTGCGCACGTATCGCCTTTCCTGCCGGGCAGACACTGCAGCGAAAGTTGCCGCGCCCGGCGGTGACGCTGCGTGAACCCGCGCTGACCGGCTGGGTTTCACAGGCGATGGCGCGCGAACTGGAGATGGCGCAAAGCGATCTCTGCTTCGACTTTACCGAGGATGAGCCCGCCAGAAGCTACGGAGTGACTGCCGCTCAGAACCGGGATATCGCCGCGCTGCTGGAGATCGCGCAGCAGCTTTCACTCCACCTCTCCTCCATCACACCCGATGCCTGCGCCCTCCAGCCCCTGCTGCCTTTACTGGCGGCACCGGCGCGCTGTCTTGTCTGGTGCGATGAGCGACAGTGGCTTTGGGCGACAAAAGAGAGCTGGGGACGGCGGGCGCGCGAAGAGGCGGAAAATGTCACGCGGCTTGCCGCTCTCCTCGCACTACCTGCGGATGAAATCATCCAGTGTGGTGAAGGCGCGGGTGAGTTTGACTGCTGGGGCGCGGTGCCGTCGCGCCACCCGCCGCTACCGGGCGCGAGCCAGCGCTATGCCGTTGCGCTAGGTCTGGCGATCGCCAGGGGGTACTGA